In the genome of Methanosarcinales archaeon, the window GTTTAAATATTTTTTGCATAAATATATTAAAGTTATACATTTTCAACCAACACAATCCATTCCCATCTCGCTCATTTGCTCCTCTGATGGTTTATGCTCCTGAGCGATTGGTCAGGAGTCAGTTCATTGTTCTAAATATTGTGATTTTAGGTTAAAAAATCGAATGAAAGAGACAACGAGTTTGGTTAGGGAGGGCGTACATCTATCATACGAGTATGAACTCTTTTTAATTTTCTAGATTAATGTTTTCTAATTCTGATGTGATTTACCACCACTTCCTGAATCCAGGTAGTGTTATTATCTGATAATTTATCCATCAAGAAACTCTTTTATTCGTTCCCATAAAGGTTCTAAGTTCTTTTCTTTAATTTCACATTCCCAGACAATCAAATAACTCCATCCATTAGAAGTCAATGCAACAAAATTATCAGCATCCCGCTGCACATTACCTTCAATCTTTTGTCTCCAGAATTCTACATTAGACTTTGGCCATCTAAAGTAGCTGCAATTATGTTTATGCCAAAAGCAACCATTTACAAAGATGACTTTTCTGCGTCCGGCAAAAACAAGATCCGGTTTTC includes:
- the vsr gene encoding DNA mismatch endonuclease Vsr encodes the protein MDVHSPDQRSFNMSRIKGKNTKPEMIIRRWLWQNGYRYRLHRKDLPGKPDLVFAGRRKVIFVNGCFWHKHNCSYFRWPKSNVEFWRQKIEGNVQRDADNFVALTSNGWSYLIVWECEIKEKNLEPLWERIKEFLDG